From the genome of Malus domestica chromosome 04, GDT2T_hap1, one region includes:
- the LOC103432786 gene encoding NAC domain-containing protein 41-like codes for MEVGYYGMPLGFRFHPTDQELVSSYLRDRALSGKPLGNPFVHEFNLFGQTPPWVVWEQFGGNSLLDQDLFFFYELRSRSDSDSRSKRQIEAGGTWSETSSDKVLGLDGIPIGDKGHFRYNNKGSNNNGGWLLEEYSLLPNVVAGPKVVLSRLKRNPRSRCGNKMNSSSPTHDFNEKPPIKRARKELSNEKPLIKRKRARKEPGSQKHSNVNVITNTPAVLPFVGTESNMITDTRYQDQECITNINGNTKPTDFSDQDSVILMSDVPSYPICLDGDTSNHDQGCISYINGNVMPIPTHISDHEYVPLMSDVPSSPIFLGGGEYPLDGEAVRGDIKEWLTTLEGKLPREWPQIDEFSQPLDGFNYWTDCLWMNDSVNDQ; via the coding sequence ATGGAGGTGGGTTATTACGGTATGCCATTGGGTTTTCGGTTTCATCCTACTGATCAAGAATTGGTCAGTTCCTATCTTCGCGATAGAGCCCTCTCCGGAAAGCCCTTGGGCAACCCGTTTGTTCACGAGTTCAATCTCTTTGGACAAACACCACCCTGGGTGGTTTGGGAGCAATTCGGTGGAAATTCCCTACTCGATCAGgacttgttcttcttctacGAGCTGCGTTCTAGAAGCGACAGCGATAGCCGCAGCAAACGCCAGATCGAAGCCGGAGGCACTTGGAGCGAAACATCCTCCGACAAAGTTTTAGGTTTGGACGGAATTCCAATTGGGGATAAAGGGCATTTCAGGTATAACAACAAGGGTTCTAACAACAATGGCGGCTGGCTGTTAGAAGAGTACAGTCTTCTTCCTAATGTAGTTGCTGGCCCAAAGGTCGTTCTTTCCCGACTTAAAAGGAATCCGAGGTCTAGGTGCGGAAACAAGATGAATTCCTCAAGTCCAACTCATGACTTCAATGAGAAGCCACCGATTAAGAGGGCAAGAAAAGAATTATCGAATGAGAAGCCGCTGattaagagaaagagagcaagaaaaGAACCGGGTTCACAAAAACATTCTAATGTGAATGTGATCACCAATACCCCTGCTGTTTTGCCTTTTGTTGGAACTGAAAGCAATATGATTACTGACACTAGGTATCAGGATCAGGAGTGCATAACCAACATTAACGGCAATACGAAGCCGACTGATTTCTCTGATCAGGATAGTGTGATATTGATGAGTGATGTTCCTTCTTATCCCATATGCTTGGACGGCGACACTAGCAATCACGACCAGGGGTGCATAAGCTACATTAACGGAAATGTGATGCCCATTCCCACTCATATTTCAGATCATGAATATGTGCCACTGATGAGTGATGTTCCTTCTTCTCCAATATTCTTGGGCGGCGGGGAATATCCTTTAGACGGTGAAGCAGTGCGTGGAGACATTAAAGAATGGTTGACAACGCTTGAAGGTAAATTGCCCCGGGAGTGGCCTCAAATTGACGAATTCAGCCAACCGTTAGACGGGTTCAATTACTGGACAGACTGTTTGTGGATGAACGATTCTGTGAATGATCAATAG
- the LOC114819197 gene encoding uncharacterized protein has protein sequence MGGQDLRPTVSSLKRPRFPDSDSDSDSDSDDAVTVLGDTVKRQRTHDSDDGLLAMEDSIRELDDLLHHEGSSSSTTEAYDCWDDDLLGSLIDEFELLPDSAVAASAADEAAVVPPLTTHLGHHRHEIEEGPRTTDERELDDEEDLITEFFNHIGGEDDEDPNQDHVHQATEPDHTTLLITIIPFPPSQIIILPVVVGNIGRPRAPVLHFLLICLLSIIII, from the coding sequence ATGGGAGGTCAAGATTTGAGGCCCACTGTCTCTTCTCTCAAGCGTCCGCGTTTCCCTGATTCCGATTCCGATTCCGATTCCGATTCCGATGATGCCGTTACGGTTTTGGGTGATACGGTCAAGAGGCAGAGGACTCATGATTCGGATGATGGTCTTTTGGCAATGGAGGACTCGATTAGGGAGCTTGATGATCTACTTCATCACGAGGGGTCCTCAAGCAGCACCACCGAAGCATATGATTGCTGGGATGATGATCTGTTAGGATCCTTAATTGACGAGTTTGAGCTTCTGCCTGATTCTGCTGTTGCGGCCTCTGCTGCAGACGAGGCTGCTGTTGTGCCTCCGCTAACTACTCATCTCGGTCATCATCGTCACGAGATTGAGGAGGGGCCAAGAACCACGGATGAAAGAGAGTTGGATGATGAGGAGGACTTGATCACTGAATTCTTTAATCATATTGGAGGAGAGGATGATGAAGACCCAAATCAAGATCATGTACATCAAGCTACTGAACCTGATCACACTACTCTGCTCATCACCATCATCCCGTTCCCTCCTTCTCAAATCATTATTTTACCAGTTGTGGTTGGAAACATTGGAAGGCCACGGGCCCCggttctccattttctcttgatTTGCTTGCtctccatcatcatcatctag
- the LOC139194897 gene encoding NAC domain-containing protein 41-like: MEVGYYGMPLGFRFHPTDQELVSSYLRDRALSGKPLGNPFVHEFNLFGQTPPWVVWEQFGGNSLLDQDLFFFCELRSRSDSRSKRQIEAGGTWSETSSDKVLGLDGIPIGDKGHFRYNNKGSNNNGGWLLEEYSLLPNVVAGPKVVLSRLKRNPRSRCGNKMNSSSPTHDFNEKPPIKRARKEVSKEKPLIKRKRARKEPGSQKHSNVNVITNTPAVVPFVGTESNMITDTRYQVQECITNINGNAKPTDFSDQDSVILMSDGPSYPICLDGDTSNHNQGCISYINGNVMPIPTHISDHEYVPLMSDVPSSPIFLGGEEYPLDGEAVRGDIKEWLTTLEGKLPREWPQIDEFSQSLDGFNYWTDCLWMSDSVNDQ; this comes from the coding sequence ATGGAGGTGGGTTATTACGGTATGCCATTGGGTTTTCGGTTTCATCCTACTGATCAAGAATTGGTCAGTTCCTATCTTCGCGATAGAGCCCTCTCCGGAAAGCCCTTGGGCAACCCGTTTGTTCACGAGTTCAATCTCTTTGGACAAACACCACCCTGGGTGGTTTGGGAGCAATTCGGTGGAAATTCCCTACTCGATCAGGACTTGTTCTTCTTCTGTGAGCTCCGTTCTAGAAGCGACAGCCGCAGCAAACGCCAGATCGAAGCCGGAGGCACTTGGAGCGAAACATCCTCCGACAAAGTTTTAGGTTTGGACGGAATTCCAATCGGGGATAAAGGGCATTTCAGGTATAACAACAAGGGTTCTAACAACAATGGCGGCTGGCTGTTAGAAGAGTACAGTCTTCTTCCTAATGTAGTTGCTGGCCCAAAGGTTGTTCTTTCCCGACTTAAAAGGAATCCGAGGTCTAGGTGCGGAAACAAGATGAATTCCTCAAGTCCAACTCATGACTTCAATGAAAAGCCACCGATTAAGAGGGCAAGAAAAGAAGTATCGAAGGAGAAGCCTCTGattaagagaaagagagcaagaaaaGAACCGGGTTCACAAAAACATTCTAATGTGAATGTGATCACCAATACCCCTGCTGTTGTGCCTTTTGTTGGAACTGAAAGCAATATGATTACTGACACTAGGTATCAGGTTCAGGAGTGCATAACCAACATTAACGGCAATGCAAAGCCGACTGATTTCTCTGATCAGGATAGTGTGATATTGATGAGTGATGGTCCTTCTTATCCCATATGCTTGGACGGTGACACTAGCAATCACAACCAGGGGTGCATAAGCTACATTAACGGAAATGTGATGCCCATTCCCACTCATATTTCAGATCATGAATATGTGCCACTGATGAGTGATGTTCCTTCTTCTCCGATATTCTTGGGCGGCGAGGAATATCCTTTAGATGGTGAAGCAGTGCGTGGAGACATTAAAGAATGGTTGACAACGCTTGAAGGTAAATTGCCCCGGGAGTGGCCTCAAATTGATGAATTCAGCCAATCGTTAGATGGGTTCAATTACTGGACAGACTGTTTGTGGATGAGCGATTCTGTGAATGATCAATAG
- the LOC114823070 gene encoding LRR receptor-like serine/threonine-protein kinase RGI2 — MDLGLNNFNYTDQDWSEFAGMPSLTYLDMSTQGDNLYHSEFPEFISQCRNLTFLSLSQNNLNGQILPSIGQLKELQYLDLSYKFLNSSIPSELGLCTNLTHLSLASNQLNGELPLSLSNLNNLVELGLANNQFSGTIPNNIGLILGLQRIDLSMNLLEGKIPSSVGQLRELQYLDLSSNSLNSSIPSELVLCTNLTYLYLSSNKLNGELPLSLSNLNNLVELGLANNRFSGTIPDNIGLISGLQHIDLSMNLLEGEIPLSIGQLRELQYLNLSYNSLNSSIPSELGLCTNPNHLSLASNQLNGELPLSLSNLNNLVKLGLDSNLFTGQILPSLVSNWTKME; from the exons ATGGACCTTGGATTAAACAATTTTAACTATACTGATCAAGATTGGTCAGAATTTGCAGGCATGCCTTCATTGACCTACCTTGATATGTCTACGCAAGGTGATAATCTATATCATTCTGAATTCCCAGAATTTATATCTCAATGCCGGAACTTGACGTTCCTCAGCTTGTCTCAAAATAATTTGAATGGCCAAATTCTACCTTCGATAGGCCAACTCAAGGAGCTCCAGTACCTTGATCTTTCATACAAGTTCTTAAACTCTTCTATCCCTTCTGAGCTTGGTCTTTGTACAAACCTCACCCACTTGTCCCTGGCTTCTAATCAACTCAACGGGGAACTGCCTCTTTCCTTGTCCAATCTGAACAACCTCGTCGAATTGGGTTTAGCTAATAACCAATTCTCTGGCACGATTCCGAACAATATAGGTTTGATTTTGGGTCTTCAACGTATTGACCTGAGTATGAATCTTCTGGAAGGTAAAATTCCATCCTCGGTAGGCCAACTCAGGGAGCTCCAGTACCTTGATCTTTCATCCAACTCCTTAAACTCATCAATCCCTTCTGAACTTGTTCTTTGTACAAACCTCACCTACTTGTACTTGTCTTCCAATAAACTCAATGGGGAACTGCCTCTTTCCTTGTCCAATCTGAACAACCTCGTCGAATTGGGTTTAGCTAATAACCGATTCTCTGGCACGATTCCGGACAATATAGGTTTGATTTCTGGTCTTCAACATATTGACCTGAGTATGAATCTTCTGGAAGGGGAAATTCCACTCTCTATAGGCCAACTCAGAGAGCTCCAGTACCTAAATCTTTCATACAACTCCTTAAACTCTTCTATCCCTTCTGAGCTTGGTCTTTGTACAAACCCCAACCACTTGTCTCTGGCTTCCAATCAACTCAACGGGGAACTGCCTCTGTCCTTGTCCAATTTGAACAACCTCGTCAAATTGGGTTTAGATAGTAATCTATTTACTGGTCAAATCCTTCCTTCTCTAGTCTCCAATTGGACTAAAATG GAGTGA